GCGTTACGAAGTCCGAAAGGCATTCGGAGAAATTCAAAAAGACCGAAAGGGGTGATGATAGCAGTCTTACATACGTCATCTGGATGCACTGAAATTTGATGGTATGCCCGTACTAGGTCAAGTTTTGTATAATATTTACATCCATGTAATGCTGATGCGTAATTTGTAATGAAAGGGACAGGATATCTATCGGGAACTGTGATTTTGTTTAAAGATCTGTAGTCGCCACAAGGTCTAAATTCTCCATTCTTTTTTGTTACCATATGTAATGGATTTGACCACATACTTTTTGATGGTCGTATTATATCGTTTTCCAACATGAACTGAAACTCTGTTTTTGCAATATTCAGTCGTTTCTTATCTAGTGGTCTGGCTTTTGCACAAACTGGAGGTCCTACTGTTTCAATGTGATGAAATACGCCATGTTTTTTTCCAACAACTGCCATGGAAACATTGTGAACCTCTGGAAattcttctaaaattttttgaaatttggattgACTTTTGGAAATAGTTGTAATTCCGAGGGATTTTTCTTTCGTTAATTGCGCCTGGGAACATAGAAGGGTAGTCCCATCGACTAGTCTCTTATTTTTTAAATCTGGTAACAAGTTGAAGTGATTTaagaaatctgaaccaataaTGCATTTGGTGACATCTGCTATGATGAACAACCATGAGAATTGTCTTCGTAAACCTAGCGATAATTGGAGTATTACGGTACCATGCGTTTTGATTGGTGTTCCATTGGCAGCAAACAATTCATTGGAGACAGGGAAGTTCGAGTTTGTCATATTGAGATTGCTTGGAATGACAGAAACATCTGCCCCAGTATCAATTAGAAACGTTTTCTTTGTCAGGGGATCATTGATAAAAAGGCGGCCAGATTTGGAAATATTCGAGACATCGGTGGCCGCATACTGCGATGTCGAATCTAGTTTTTTGGATAGGAGCATGGCTCAACACATTTCGTTGCCTTATTCCCAAATCTTTTGTGGTACCAACAGAAATCGCAATTATTTCCTCTAGATTGTGATTTTGAACGATAACGGCGAGGAATTCTGCTTCTGTTGCGGTTCATGTCTCTAAAACTTCTCTCTAAGGCATCTATTCTTGATGTTATTTCTGTCGAGCTACTGGGATCAATATTACCAATAGTAGATGGCAGAGTCATATCAATTATTTTATCGGCTTGTTCTGCCAATTTGTTGACATCTTGTTGCTCACTAATGGCCAGAATAGCACGAACGTTTTCGGGAAGTTGGTCGAGGAAGATGGATCGAATTACCTTTTCTCCGACTTGGCCTTGGCCTAAATTCTGAATAGTGCGTAGAAATTGTGTTGGTTTCTGATCTCCTAGCATTTGACCACTTAAAAGTcgtttcaattttctttcgtccgattcggaAAAGATTGATATGATTCTTGATTTTAAAGTCTCATATTTGTTTTCTGTTTGGGAATTTTCTAGCAAATCACTTACCAGGTCGAGCGTTTCCGAATCAATATTTGTTACGAGATACCGAAATTTAGTTTCATCGGATGTGATTCGCtgcaaattaaaaatagtttccacttggaaaaaccaaatttttggatttttttgccaaaatggggGAAATTTAATGTTTGTTGCTGAGGCagcttcaatttgaagtgggatcATAttatttggtgaaattccttgcgcTCCTGCAGTTGAATTATTTTGCTCTGTATTGCCAGAATCTCCATCTCTATGTAAAGGCATCTTTTAACCAACGTTCAGTATCGGGGTCACCAATTTGTGGGTCGCAGGTAAGCAAAGATCACGTGCACAAagtttctttttaaaagaaaaaattttattaaaaaaaaaaggattGCTAACAAAAATGTACAATTGAAGCTTTTTTGAACAGGAAAAatacaaggaaaaaaatattaatgaaaaagcaaaggtaaattgatttttttaaaaacttctaTATTTTAGAAGTGTGTAGCCAAGGTTGTCACCACAGTATACATTatggggcaatatttcgatgtgttacaaacggaatgacaacgttaatatacccccatcctatggtggagggtataaaaatatagattattttaataatagttaCAGCTTTTCTaccattttttacaatttgcctCTAAAGTTCAAAGGCATTGAGCCACAAACCATTTGTtccttaatatatatttttataccctccaccataggatggggggtatattaactttgtcattccgtttgtaacacatcgaaatattgctctaagaccccataaagtatatatattctgggtcgtggtgaaattctgagtcgatctgagaatgtccgtccgtccgtctgttgaaatcacgctaacttccgaacgaaacaagctatctacttgaaacttggcacaagtagttgttattgatgtaggtcggatggtattgcaaatgggccatatcggtccacttttacgtatagcccccatataaacggacccccaaatttggcttgcgaggcctctaagagaagcaaatttcatccgatccggctgaaatttggttcatggtgttaccatatggtctctaacaaccatgcaaaaattggtccaaatcggtccataattatatatagcccccatataaaccgatcccccgatttggcttgcgagacctctaagagaagcaaatttcatccgatccggctgaaatttggtacatggtgttagtatgtggtctctaacaaccatgcaaaaattggttgacatcggtccataattatatatagcccccatataaaccgatcccccgatttggcttgcaaggcctctaagagaagcaaatttcatccgatccggctgaaatttggtacatagtgttagtatatggtttctaacaaccacgcaaaacttggtccacatcggtccataattatatatagcccccatataaaccgatccccagatttgacctccagagccccttggaagagcaaaattcttcccattcggttgaaatttggtacgtgatgttagtatatgctatccaacaaccatgcaggaattggttcctatcagcccataattatatagctcccatataaaccgatccccagatttgacctccggtgcctttaggagaagcaaaattcatccgatctgcttgaaatttggtacgtggtgatcgtatatgatatttaacaaccatgccaaaagtggtccatatcagtccataatcatatattgccccatataaaccgatcccgagatttggttttggagcctcttggaggagcaaatttcatccgagtcagttgaaatttggtacattgtgctagtatatggtcgttaacaaccatgccatatcggtctacagttatatatatatccctcagataaagcgatttccaatcacacaaaaattggtccatatcaagttcataattgtatatagcccccatataagcgacccccatatttcaattctggctctctatgtaccgtgcaaaaagtccatatcgattcgtaattatttgtagacttaactatacattacatttttgtctaatatataccacgtatggactaactcacaatttagaaaacggtgttaagaagttttaagataccacaacccaagtatttcgattgtggatgacagtctttcgtagaagtttctacgcaatccatggtggagggtacataagattcggcctggccgaacttacggccgtatacacttgttttaattgttgaAGATTAGACACTTTACCTCttaacaatttccatttttttaattttatttttcaaattaaattaaaatttcattgaaactaataaatcttttttctattttcaggTGAAGTCTATGTCTTGGACGATGGTGGCGAAGTCGATTTAGATTTGGGTAACTATGAAAGATTTCTCGATGTTACACTGCATCGTGATAATAACATAACTACAGGAAAAATCTATCAATTGGTGATAGAGAAGGAACGTAAAGGCGAATATTTGGGAAAGACAGTTCAAGGTAAAGTTAACACCTCTACATGGAAAAAATTCTTGTTTTGCTTCagtttcaaaattaattgatttcaatttGCTTTTCGGTTTTAAAATGGCATCAGTGGGAACTGCTATAGTCGAatgcatatattttttatattttttttgccacagttggtcgaattctaccaaaaatggtaggttttttactgtttggtagattggtagaatttttgatgttttggtagatttataaactaagaggtacttgacaaaattttctatagaaataaaattttgacaaaattttctatagaaatcaaattttgacaaaattttctatagaaaaaaaattgacaaaattttgcatagaaataaaattttgacaaaattttctatagaaataaaattttgacaaaattttctatagaaataaaattttgacaaaattttctatagaaataaaattttgacaaaatttcccatagaaattaaattttgacaaaattttctatagaaataaaattttgacaaaattctctatagaaataaaattttgacaaaatttcctatagaaataaaattttgacaaaattttctatagaaataaaattttctatagaaataaaattttgataaaatttttctatagaaataaaattttgataaaaattttctatagaaataaaattttgacaaaattttctatagaaataaaattttgataaaatttttctatagaaataaaattttgacatttttgacaaaattttctatagaaatacaattttgataaaattttctatagaaatacaattttgataaaatattctatagaaatacaattttgtttagaCTAAGTACTTAGCAGATCGTCCTCGTTGAAAATGAATGCAGTCAATTGATATCGTCACTGAagtgcaacaattttatttatatattttgatgtgttggtctaataaccttatgcgtatttttattatttcagttGTACCCCACATTACCGATGCCATTCAGGAATGGGTTGAACGTGTTGCTCAGACACCCGTACGTGGAGAATCTAAACCTCAAGTTTGTATCATTGAGTTGGGTGGCACTATAGGCGATATTGAGGGTATGCCCTTTGTGGAAGCGTTTcgtcaatttcaatttcgtgTTAAACGGGAAAATTTCTGCTGCGCCCATGTATCTTTGGTGCCTTCACCCTCATCTACCGGTGAGCCAAAAACCAAGCCCACACAAAGTTCCGTACGTGAACTAAGAGGTTTTGGCTTGAGTCCAGATTTAATTGTATGTCGTTCGGAAAAACCCATTGGCTCGGAGGTTAAGGAAAAAATCTCGAATTTTTGTCATGTGGCACCAGATCAAGTCATTTGCATACATGATTTGAGCTCCATATATCATGTGCCATTGCTTATGGAACAAAATGGTGTTATAGAGTTTTTAAATGAACGCCTGCAATTGAATATACAACCGAGCAAAAGAGAAAGGTAAGTGTGATAGCAATATATCCGAGTTCTAGTTCTAATTGCCTTAGTTTTTCACAGATGCTTACAGAAATGGAAAGATTTGGCCCGGCGTTCGGAAACCTTACGCAAAACCGTCAATATTGCTTTggttggaaaatatacaaaattcaaggATTCCTATGCCTCGGTGATTAAGGCCTTGCAACATGCTGCCCTTGCTGTGGGCTACAACCTCAATCTCAACTTCATTGATTCCAGTTTGTTGGAGAATGAAACCCTCCAAGAAGCCCCCTCGAAATACCACAAAGAATGGCAATTACTTTGCGAAAGTGATGGTGTCCTAGTTCCTGGCGGTTTTGGTTCCCGAGGAATTGAAGGCAAAATCAAAGCCTGTAAATGGTGTCGCGAAAATCGTAAACCTTTCTTGGGTATATGTTTGGGTCTTCAGGCTGCTGTTATAGAATTTGCCCGTAgtgttttgggtctggaagatgCCAATACAACGGAAATTAATCCCAAAACCGCCAATGCTTTGGTTATTGATATGCCCGAACATCATACGGGACAAATGGGAGGCACCATGCGTTTAGGCAAacgcacaacaatattctccgatGAGCCCAGCATTATAAAACAATTGTATGGTAACCCCAAATCCGTGGATGAACGTCATCGGCATCGTTATGAGGTCAATCCCAA
This is a stretch of genomic DNA from Haematobia irritans isolate KBUSLIRL chromosome 4, ASM5000362v1, whole genome shotgun sequence. It encodes these proteins:
- the Ctps gene encoding CTP synthase isoform X1; this encodes MKYILVTGGVISGVGKGVIASSFGTLLKSCGLDVTSIKIDPYINIDAGTFSPYEHGEVYVLDDGGEVDLDLGNYERFLDVTLHRDNNITTGKIYQLVIEKERKGEYLGKTVQVVPHITDAIQEWVERVAQTPVRGESKPQVCIIELGGTIGDIEGMPFVEAFRQFQFRVKRENFCCAHVSLVPSPSSTGEPKTKPTQSSVRELRGFGLSPDLIVCRSEKPIGSEVKEKISNFCHVAPDQVICIHDLSSIYHVPLLMEQNGVIEFLNERLQLNIQPSKRERCLQKWKDLARRSETLRKTVNIALVGKYTKFKDSYASVIKALQHAALAVGYNLNLNFIDSSLLENETLQEAPSKYHKEWQLLCESDGVLVPGGFGSRGIEGKIKACKWCRENRKPFLGICLGLQAAVIEFARSVLGLEDANTTEINPKTANALVIDMPEHHTGQMGGTMRLGKRTTIFSDEPSIIKQLYGNPKSVDERHRHRYEVNPKYVPQLEKHGLRFVGCDDTKMRMEVIELKDHPYYVGTQYHPEYLSRPLKPSPPFLGLILASVGRLPSYIARGCRLSPRQQSDASSDEDDFNLQAKLNSLKLNGNTHLTPNGRGAEVLLNCGSTSAEASDSECTAKPYNGGV
- the Ctps gene encoding CTP synthase isoform X3 gives rise to the protein MAPKKSTIVLNVEQFIRDVEQRPAIWNRNFHCNKAFLEQMWDELSSEHKLPSEVYVLDDGGEVDLDLGNYERFLDVTLHRDNNITTGKIYQLVIEKERKGEYLGKTVQVVPHITDAIQEWVERVAQTPVRGESKPQVCIIELGGTIGDIEGMPFVEAFRQFQFRVKRENFCCAHVSLVPSPSSTGEPKTKPTQSSVRELRGFGLSPDLIVCRSEKPIGSEVKEKISNFCHVAPDQVICIHDLSSIYHVPLLMEQNGVIEFLNERLQLNIQPSKRERCLQKWKDLARRSETLRKTVNIALVGKYTKFKDSYASVIKALQHAALAVGYNLNLNFIDSSLLENETLQEAPSKYHKEWQLLCESDGVLVPGGFGSRGIEGKIKACKWCRENRKPFLGICLGLQAAVIEFARSVLGLEDANTTEINPKTANALVIDMPEHHTGQMGGTMRLGKRTTIFSDEPSIIKQLYGNPKSVDERHRHRYEVNPKYVPQLEKHGLRFVGCDDTKMRMEVIELKDHPYYVGTQYHPEYLSRPLKPSPPFLGLILASVGRLPSYIARGCRLSPRQQSDASSDEDDFNLQAKLNSLKLNGNTHLTPNGRGAEVLLNCGSTSAEASDSECTAKPYNGGV